Proteins encoded by one window of Rutidosis leptorrhynchoides isolate AG116_Rl617_1_P2 chromosome 7, CSIRO_AGI_Rlap_v1, whole genome shotgun sequence:
- the LOC139860168 gene encoding uncharacterized protein, with translation MPIMYPKEIRSEKQNEDVSKSLNTDNISVNIPLVDVLAGMPNYGKFLKDLMARKGRNEQASSAFLEAKCAAIVRKNELPPKLNDPGSFIVSCRIDGSELFRLIDQSVSKPLGIIENLVVEVGKLEFPADFVVVDMIANKVVSIILGRQFLATACALTDWRTGKPVLRDRRKTLSFQTRHTVKPPPTPVDFVNVITSVEIDKK, from the exons ATGCCTATTATGTATCCAAAAGAAATCCGATCAGAGAAGCAAAATGAAGATGTTTCAAAGTCTTTAAATACTGATAATATAAGTGTAAATATTCCTTTGGTTGATgttcttgcaggtatgcccaattatGGAAAATTTTTGAAGGATTTGATGGCTAGGAAAGGAAGGAATGAGCAGGCATCATCCGCATTTCTTGAAGCGAAATGTGCTGCTATAGTGAGAAAGAATGAGTTGCCACCAAAGTTAAATGATCCAGGGTCATTTATAGTGTCATGTAGGATTGATGGATCTGAGCTTTTTAG ATTGATTGACCAGTCAGTTAGTAAACCCTTAGGGATAATTGAGAACTTGGTTGTTGAAGTTGGTAAATTAGAGTTTCCCGCAGATTTTGTAGTTGTTGATATGATTGCGAATAAGGTTGTATCGATTATCTTAGGTAGACAATTTTTAGCAACTGCATGTGCGTTAACTGATTGGAGAACCGGGAAACCAGTTTTAAGGGATAGAAGAAAAACCTTAAGTTTTCAGACTAGGCATACTGTTAAGCCGCCACCCACACCCGTAGACTTTGTGAATGTGATTACTAGTGTTGAAATTGATAAAAAATGA